A single Aggregatilinea lenta DNA region contains:
- a CDS encoding PRC-barrel domain-containing protein, protein MEFKNGTEVKTVSGDKVGTVDRVVLDPKTDEVTHIVVRKGFLLPEDKVVRIEDLTDATEDTVTLRAGIDNLDDLPPYEERYYVPWEDVEDRAAAGTDSAAPYYWYPPAGAAWWGSPGYAGNYGYAPYLTPVQVVHNIPENTIALKEGAKVYSTDGDHVGNVERLFVSADDRVSHFVISEGLIFKTKKLVPTSWVMDVTEDEVYLSVKSSVLDRLEAYEA, encoded by the coding sequence ATGGAGTTCAAGAATGGCACCGAGGTCAAGACGGTGAGTGGCGACAAAGTCGGCACAGTTGACCGCGTCGTGCTCGACCCCAAGACGGACGAGGTTACACACATCGTCGTGCGCAAGGGCTTTCTGCTGCCCGAAGACAAGGTCGTGCGCATCGAGGATTTGACTGACGCGACGGAAGACACAGTCACCCTGCGCGCCGGGATTGACAATCTAGACGATCTGCCGCCCTACGAGGAGCGCTACTACGTGCCGTGGGAAGACGTCGAGGATCGCGCCGCAGCGGGTACCGACAGCGCCGCGCCGTACTATTGGTATCCGCCAGCGGGGGCCGCGTGGTGGGGGTCGCCGGGCTACGCCGGGAATTACGGCTACGCGCCGTACCTGACGCCGGTGCAAGTGGTCCACAACATCCCGGAAAACACGATCGCTCTAAAGGAAGGCGCGAAGGTCTACAGCACCGATGGCGACCACGTGGGCAACGTCGAGCGCCTCTTCGTGAGCGCCGACGACCGCGTTAGCCACTTCGTGATCTCCGAAGGGCTGATCTTCAAGACCAAGAAGCTCGTGCCGACCTCGTGGGTGATGGACGTGACCGAGGACGAGGTGTATCTATCGGTCAAATCCAGCGTGCTGGACCGGCTGGAGGCGTACGAAGCGTAG
- a CDS encoding bifunctional 4-hydroxy-2-oxoglutarate aldolase/2-dehydro-3-deoxy-phosphogluconate aldolase produces the protein MARFDRLSVLNTVIAGGMVPLFYNADVDTARQIAAALYKGGARVLEFTNRGDFAIEVFSALVKHCAQAQPELIVGVGSVDDAPTAALYMAHGANFVVGPTFNEEVVRVCNRHKVAYMPGCGSVNDIARAEEWGVEIVKAFPGTAVGGPGFVKDLLGPRPWSRLMPTGGVTTEEANLRAWFDAGVACVGMGSNLVKKDWVKAGDFQSIEHATRGALDLIRVIRGL, from the coding sequence GTGGCTCGATTCGATCGATTGAGCGTTCTGAACACGGTGATTGCGGGGGGCATGGTCCCGCTGTTCTACAACGCCGACGTGGACACGGCCCGGCAGATCGCTGCCGCGCTGTACAAGGGCGGGGCGCGCGTGCTGGAGTTCACCAATCGCGGCGACTTCGCAATCGAGGTCTTTTCGGCGCTGGTCAAGCACTGCGCGCAGGCGCAGCCGGAGCTGATCGTCGGGGTGGGGTCGGTGGACGACGCGCCGACGGCGGCGCTGTACATGGCGCACGGCGCGAACTTCGTGGTGGGGCCGACCTTCAACGAAGAGGTGGTGCGGGTGTGCAACCGGCACAAGGTGGCCTACATGCCGGGCTGCGGCAGCGTGAACGACATCGCGCGGGCGGAGGAATGGGGCGTGGAGATCGTGAAGGCGTTCCCCGGCACGGCGGTGGGCGGTCCCGGTTTCGTCAAAGACCTGCTCGGCCCGCGACCGTGGTCGCGCCTCATGCCGACGGGCGGCGTCACGACCGAAGAAGCCAATCTGCGGGCGTGGTTCGACGCGGGCGTGGCCTGCGTGGGTATGGGCAGCAATCTGGTCAAGAAGGACTGGGTGAAGGCCGGGGACTTCCAGAGCATCGAGCACGCCACGCGCGGCGCTCTGGACCTGATCCGCGTCATTCGCGGCCTATAG
- a CDS encoding glycosyltransferase family 39 protein — protein MHSANSQPGTAHPLVDAPAMEHAALRPVAMSQARYLVAVAIILLVGMGLRAWNLGGADFWTDEVLTSLRANVPLEDAIDSILGAGNQAPIYYMMMQILPHSSDVLLRLPAVILGVVNIALLMVIIVQLYGDRLLALEVGALLAVNPLHVILSRTARFYTLLFLFCLLFTYLFIRLVRGQRSRRTWILFWLCSVLAYMTHYSSLALPAAQGVLLLVLWRRTREMWIPWGIAQALAVAPAGLWMLLATGEYEPVGYVGMAHPPVLSDLPITFLNLLAGFDGTWQWFSVPGVVLGAVGIIAGVVVVARTWRPQPDRLYWIASGVLPVLALFFIGVTFYSKYKDRYMLVLGPSVMILFVWGWRWLAPRWSRAAVAVVVLTGALLSVQLFASGSYQRTDWSEAGRYLEQQFQPGDRVMFARMTTYEAFKHSYDGSADVLDEAFLQTETPDTTAIEREAPRIWVIYRDQWEDFHRQGWVRDFDPMRRGLSDMSNWLVDRRDRIVSQKSFDGIVIYELAPLE, from the coding sequence ATGCACTCTGCAAATTCACAGCCTGGGACCGCCCACCCGCTCGTGGACGCTCCGGCGATGGAGCACGCCGCCTTGCGCCCCGTCGCGATGTCCCAGGCGCGCTATCTGGTGGCGGTGGCGATCATTCTGCTGGTGGGGATGGGGCTGCGCGCCTGGAATCTCGGCGGCGCGGACTTCTGGACGGATGAGGTGCTCACCTCGCTGCGCGCCAACGTGCCGTTGGAAGACGCCATCGACTCGATCCTGGGCGCGGGCAACCAGGCCCCGATCTATTACATGATGATGCAGATCCTGCCGCACAGTTCGGACGTGCTGCTGCGGCTCCCGGCGGTGATCCTGGGCGTAGTCAACATCGCGCTGCTGATGGTGATCATCGTGCAGTTGTACGGCGACCGGCTGCTGGCGTTGGAAGTCGGCGCGCTGCTGGCGGTGAATCCGCTGCACGTCATCCTGTCGCGCACGGCGCGCTTTTATACGCTGCTGTTCCTGTTCTGCCTGCTGTTCACCTACCTGTTCATCCGGCTGGTGCGCGGGCAGCGCTCGCGCCGCACGTGGATCTTGTTCTGGCTGTGCAGCGTGCTGGCCTACATGACGCATTACTCGTCGCTGGCGCTCCCGGCGGCGCAGGGCGTGCTGCTGCTGGTGCTGTGGCGGCGCACGCGCGAGATGTGGATTCCGTGGGGCATCGCGCAAGCACTGGCCGTCGCTCCGGCGGGGCTGTGGATGCTGCTGGCGACCGGCGAATACGAGCCGGTCGGCTACGTGGGCATGGCGCACCCGCCGGTGCTCAGCGACCTGCCGATCACGTTCCTCAACCTGCTGGCAGGCTTCGACGGCACGTGGCAGTGGTTCTCCGTGCCGGGCGTCGTGCTGGGCGCGGTGGGCATCATCGCCGGAGTGGTCGTCGTGGCGCGGACGTGGCGTCCGCAGCCGGACCGGTTGTACTGGATCGCGTCGGGCGTGCTGCCCGTGCTCGCGCTGTTTTTCATCGGCGTGACGTTCTACAGCAAGTACAAGGACCGTTACATGCTGGTCCTGGGGCCGTCGGTGATGATCCTGTTCGTATGGGGCTGGCGCTGGCTCGCGCCGCGCTGGAGCCGGGCGGCGGTTGCCGTCGTGGTGCTGACCGGGGCGCTGCTGTCAGTCCAATTGTTCGCCAGCGGCAGCTACCAGCGTACCGACTGGTCCGAGGCGGGGCGCTACCTGGAACAGCAGTTCCAGCCGGGGGACCGGGTGATGTTCGCGCGTATGACGACCTATGAGGCGTTCAAGCACTCCTATGACGGCAGCGCGGACGTGCTGGACGAGGCGTTTTTACAGACCGAGACGCCCGATACAACGGCCATCGAGCGCGAGGCCCCGCGCATCTGGGTCATCTACCGCGATCAGTGGGAGGACTTCCACCGCCAGGGTTGGGTCCGTGACTTCGACCCGATGCGGCGCGGCCTGTCGGATATGTCGAACTGGCTGGTGGACCGGCGGGATCGCATCGTGAGCCAGAAGTCCTTCGACGGCATCGTGATCTACGAGCTGGCTCCGCTCGAGTGA
- a CDS encoding BON domain-containing protein → MSEYHPKGDDHDQHDDDYQEEYGPGYKYSGGDYDPRKVSTRDREYYAQSYGQTEGDAQGDAMPKNPDYDADEDPRYYDDPKRKQEEAEHEEAISRRAAMPENLEEWEEPEHAEHYEYNAYGSDAHDPDQTRVEDPMEFDPSTDRREDGQIYDDVIELFVRDDRLDGDKVHVAVDQGEVVLSGTVKDKPVKVHAEQAVRRVAGVRIVHNALSVPGDEG, encoded by the coding sequence ATGAGCGAGTACCATCCTAAAGGGGATGATCACGACCAGCACGACGACGATTACCAGGAAGAATATGGGCCTGGATACAAGTACAGCGGCGGCGATTACGATCCGCGCAAGGTGAGTACGCGCGACCGCGAATATTACGCGCAGTCGTACGGACAAACCGAGGGAGACGCACAGGGCGACGCGATGCCCAAGAACCCGGACTACGACGCCGACGAGGACCCGCGCTACTACGACGATCCGAAGCGCAAGCAAGAAGAAGCCGAGCACGAGGAAGCGATCAGCCGCCGAGCGGCGATGCCGGAAAACCTTGAGGAGTGGGAAGAGCCGGAACACGCCGAGCACTACGAATACAACGCCTACGGCAGCGACGCGCACGACCCCGACCAGACGCGCGTCGAGGACCCGATGGAGTTCGATCCGTCCACTGACCGGCGCGAGGACGGGCAAATTTACGATGACGTCATTGAGTTGTTCGTGCGCGACGATAGGCTGGACGGCGATAAGGTCCACGTCGCGGTGGACCAGGGTGAAGTCGTGCTGAGCGGCACGGTCAAGGACAAGCCGGTCAAGGTCCATGCGGAACAGGCCGTGCGGCGAGTCGCGGGCGTGCGGATCGTGCACAATGCGCTCAGCGTGCCGGGCGACGAGGGTTGA
- a CDS encoding SDR family oxidoreductase, which translates to MGMLDGQVALVTGGGTGIGQGIALALAREGAQVVICGRRMGPLQTTIAQIEAAGGQAVAIQASVADELDVERLVEDTTEAFGPVDILVSNAGIGGGGPIHDHTIQDWDQVMGINLRGPFLMARAVLPSMRARQRGHIVNISSESGLEYYPGSGAYGVSKHALNALSEYIQRENQDLNIHVHVICPGMVISEMSQGSKGLNEDKCLRPEDIADLVLWLVTRRDNVKIGRPVLIQTMENPWE; encoded by the coding sequence ATGGGCATGTTGGATGGGCAGGTCGCGCTGGTAACCGGTGGAGGCACGGGTATCGGGCAGGGAATCGCGCTGGCTCTGGCGCGCGAGGGCGCGCAGGTGGTGATCTGTGGGCGGCGTATGGGGCCGCTGCAAACGACGATCGCGCAGATCGAGGCGGCGGGCGGGCAGGCGGTGGCGATCCAGGCCAGCGTCGCGGACGAGCTGGACGTCGAGCGGCTGGTCGAGGATACGACCGAGGCGTTCGGCCCGGTCGATATTCTGGTGAGCAACGCGGGCATTGGCGGCGGCGGCCCGATCCACGATCACACCATTCAGGACTGGGATCAGGTGATGGGCATCAATCTGCGCGGCCCATTTTTGATGGCGCGCGCCGTGCTGCCCTCCATGCGCGCACGCCAGCGCGGGCACATCGTCAACATCAGCTCCGAATCCGGCCTGGAATATTATCCCGGCAGCGGGGCGTACGGCGTGTCCAAGCACGCGCTGAACGCCCTGTCCGAATATATCCAGCGCGAAAACCAGGACCTGAATATTCACGTGCATGTGATCTGCCCCGGCATGGTGATTTCGGAAATGTCGCAGGGATCGAAGGGTCTCAATGAGGACAAGTGCTTGCGGCCCGAAGACATCGCGGATCTGGTGCTGTGGCTGGTCACACGCCGCGACAACGTGAAGATCGGGCGGCCCGTGCTGATCCAGACGATGGAAAATCCGTGGGAGTAG
- a CDS encoding superoxide dismutase family protein, with product MHFNHKLTLLGALLLAISLSAFGVANVTAQEDMQVAASAQLVDTAGNPVGTVRFVDEQEYGTIAIIVQAQNLTPGFHGFHLHETGQCDPAADPPFSSAGGHLNLTGAAHPSHEGDFPTLLVMQNGTAAMSFRTDRFTIADLLDADGSALVVHSGPDNYANIPADYLQEGEQLLESTTSSGDGGDRVACGVVAEGDLPAAEPQGTEPAVETTAEPVATEAMTEPVATEAMVEPMGTEAMVEPVGTEAMIEPAVTDVMTEPVATEPAS from the coding sequence ATGCACTTCAATCATAAATTGACTTTATTGGGCGCGCTGCTGCTGGCGATCAGCCTGTCGGCCTTCGGCGTTGCGAACGTGACCGCCCAGGAAGATATGCAGGTCGCGGCGTCGGCGCAGTTGGTGGACACTGCCGGGAACCCGGTCGGCACGGTGCGCTTCGTGGACGAGCAGGAATATGGCACGATCGCGATCATCGTGCAGGCGCAAAACCTGACGCCCGGCTTCCACGGTTTCCATCTGCACGAAACCGGCCAGTGCGATCCCGCCGCCGATCCGCCTTTTAGCTCAGCGGGCGGCCACCTGAACCTGACCGGGGCGGCGCACCCCAGCCATGAGGGCGACTTCCCCACGCTGCTGGTGATGCAGAACGGCACCGCCGCGATGTCGTTCCGCACCGATCGCTTCACGATCGCGGATCTGCTGGACGCGGATGGCTCGGCGCTCGTGGTCCACAGCGGCCCCGACAACTACGCCAACATCCCGGCGGACTACCTGCAGGAAGGCGAACAGCTCCTTGAGAGCACGACCAGCAGCGGCGACGGCGGTGACCGCGTGGCGTGTGGCGTCGTCGCGGAAGGCGACCTGCCAGCAGCCGAACCGCAGGGCACCGAACCGGCAGTGGAAACCACGGCTGAGCCGGTGGCGACCGAAGCCATGACGGAGCCGGTGGCGACTGAGGCCATGGTCGAACCGATGGGCACCGAAGCGATGGTTGAGCCGGTGGGCACGGAAGCCATGATCGAACCGGCAGTGACCGACGTCATGACGGAACCCGTCGCGACCGAACCGGCCAGCTAA